A genomic segment from Paenibacillus sp. FSL K6-1096 encodes:
- a CDS encoding ABC transporter ATP-binding protein, translating to MSSHPNGAPSPGRPGGLGGPPVRGSAAPKVRAKNSKATVRRIWSYLSRQRAGLLMVYIFTVLNAVLALVGPYLLGKAIDSAIIPRDYGLLIRFCIMLGGIYLLGSAVSWVQAYVMTSVSQRTVYELRRDLFAKYQELPVGFFDTHASGELMSRATNDIDNVSNSLNQSVTQLLNSLIMLSGSLVIMLLLNVPLTLIALITVPLVVLASRRITGLSRRYFKNQQRHLGELNGFIEEAVSGQKVIKQYRREQSEVARFRTISDELNNASIKAQIVSGLVGPVMNMLSNLNFALIAGIGGWMAYKGMVTVGIIVSILNYAKQFSRPVSELANQYNLIQSAIAGAERVFEVMDMPSEYSGEQPQPLDRIRGEVIFRQVVFGYQPDAPILNGVSFTAQPGEMIALVGPTGAGKTTIVNLLTRFYEVDGGEVLVDGKDIRALNKNELRRQLGMVLQDAHVFSGTIRENIRFGRLDATDREVEEAATLANVSGFIARLPQGYDTLLGTDGTTLSHGQRQLLTIARAILADPAILILDEATSSVDTRTEMHIQQAMRTLMKGRTSFVIAHRLSTIRDADRILVIQGGHIAEQGSHAELLALEGIYHELYNSQFKQAIQAG from the coding sequence ATGTCCAGTCATCCTAATGGGGCCCCGTCTCCCGGCCGTCCCGGAGGCTTGGGCGGCCCTCCCGTACGGGGAAGTGCTGCACCCAAGGTAAGGGCGAAGAACAGCAAAGCGACGGTTAGACGGATCTGGTCTTATCTGAGCCGCCAGCGGGCAGGGCTGCTGATGGTCTACATATTTACTGTATTGAATGCCGTTCTGGCACTGGTCGGACCCTATCTGCTCGGCAAGGCCATCGATTCGGCAATTATCCCCCGGGATTACGGGCTGCTCATCCGGTTCTGCATCATGCTGGGCGGAATTTATCTGCTGGGGAGCGCAGTCTCCTGGGTGCAGGCTTACGTGATGACGTCCGTATCACAGCGCACGGTATATGAGCTAAGGCGGGATCTGTTCGCGAAGTATCAGGAGCTGCCGGTCGGATTTTTTGACACTCATGCCAGTGGTGAGCTGATGAGCCGGGCTACCAATGATATTGATAACGTATCGAATTCACTGAATCAGAGTGTGACCCAACTGCTCAACAGCCTGATCATGCTCAGCGGCTCTCTCGTTATTATGCTGCTGCTGAATGTTCCGCTGACGCTGATTGCGCTGATTACCGTTCCGCTGGTCGTGCTGGCCAGCCGCCGGATTACCGGCTTAAGCCGGCGTTATTTCAAGAATCAGCAGCGGCATCTGGGGGAGCTTAACGGCTTCATTGAAGAGGCGGTCAGCGGGCAGAAGGTCATCAAGCAATACCGCAGGGAGCAATCAGAGGTGGCCAGATTCCGCACCATCAGCGATGAGCTGAACAATGCCAGCATCAAGGCGCAGATCGTATCCGGTCTGGTCGGACCGGTGATGAATATGCTCAGCAACCTAAATTTTGCGCTGATTGCGGGTATCGGCGGCTGGATGGCCTACAAGGGAATGGTCACCGTAGGCATCATTGTCAGCATTCTGAACTACGCCAAGCAATTCAGCCGGCCGGTCTCGGAGCTGGCGAACCAGTACAATCTGATCCAGTCGGCCATCGCCGGGGCGGAGCGTGTGTTCGAAGTGATGGATATGCCTTCGGAATACAGCGGGGAGCAGCCGCAGCCGCTTGACAGAATACGCGGGGAAGTGATTTTTCGTCAGGTGGTCTTCGGCTATCAGCCGGATGCGCCCATTCTGAACGGAGTCAGCTTCACGGCACAGCCAGGCGAGATGATTGCTCTCGTCGGTCCGACCGGGGCAGGAAAGACAACCATTGTCAATCTGCTGACCCGCTTCTATGAGGTGGACGGCGGGGAGGTCTTGGTCGATGGCAAGGACATCCGGGCATTGAACAAAAATGAGCTGAGACGACAGCTCGGCATGGTGCTGCAGGACGCGCATGTCTTCTCGGGAACGATCCGCGAGAATATCCGCTTCGGGCGTCTGGATGCGACCGACCGCGAGGTGGAGGAGGCGGCGACCCTGGCCAATGTCAGCGGGTTCATCGCACGGCTGCCGCAGGGCTACGACACGCTGCTGGGCACAGACGGAACGACCTTAAGCCACGGTCAGCGCCAGCTCCTGACGATTGCCCGTGCCATCCTGGCTGATCCGGCCATCCTTATCCTCGATGAGGCCACCAGCAGCGTGGATACGCGGACAGAGATGCATATCCAGCAGGCCATGCGCACGCTGATGAAGGGCAGGACCAGCTTCGTGATCGCCCACAGACTCAGCACCATCCGGGATGCCGACCGCATTCTTGTCATTCAGGGCGGCCACATCGCCGAGCAGGGCAGCCACGCCGAGCTGCTGGCGCTGGAAGGCATCTATCATGAGCTGTACAACAGCCAGTTCAAGCAGGCGATTCAAGCGGGGTAA
- the kdpB gene encoding potassium-transporting ATPase subunit KdpB has protein sequence MSTVPRKKMLTGPILRSAAKDSLVKLNPVTLMKNPVMFVVEAGTVIVLLMVLAPGYFHAEQSTGFNLAVFFILLFTVLFANFAEALAEGRGKAQADSLKKTKQDITANKLSGSAVKQVPAPELRKGDIVVVSQGEFIPGDGEVIEGLASVDESAITGESAPVIKEAGGDFGSVTGGTRVVSDQIKVRITSDPGESFLDRMISLVEGAKRQKTPNEIALSTLLISLTLIFLIVVVTLRPIADYIGVKLEIPVLIALLVCLIPTTIGGLLSAIGIAGMDRVTQFNVLAMSGKAVEAAGDINTMILDKTGTITFGNRMASEFVAVSGATSAELAAWAAVSSLKDETPEGRSVLELARKLELSYDSSLAQGGEFIEFKAETRMSGIDLQDGRSVRKGAVDSVKKWVLAQGGTVPPDLDSSSEGIARLGGTPLAVAVDNRIYGLIYLKDTVKPGMKERFDELRSMGIKTIMCTGDNPLTAATIAREAGVDDFIAESTPEDKIAVIRREQGEGKLVAMTGDGTNDAPALAQADVGLAMNSGTTAAKEAANMVDLDSDPSKIIEVVAIGKQLLMTRGALTTFSIANDIAKYFAIIPAMFTLAIPEMNALNVMGLGSPSSAILSALIFNAVIIPLLIPLAMRGVSYKPMSSTRLLTRNIVIYGLGGVVVPFAGIKLIDLLVSIWI, from the coding sequence ATGAGTACTGTACCTAGGAAAAAAATGCTGACAGGTCCCATCCTGCGAAGTGCGGCCAAAGACAGTCTGGTCAAGCTGAATCCGGTGACCCTGATGAAGAATCCGGTCATGTTCGTTGTTGAAGCAGGTACGGTGATCGTGCTGCTGATGGTGCTGGCCCCGGGGTATTTCCATGCGGAGCAATCCACGGGCTTCAACCTTGCGGTCTTCTTCATCCTGCTGTTCACCGTGCTGTTCGCCAACTTCGCCGAAGCGCTGGCAGAGGGCCGGGGCAAGGCGCAAGCCGATTCGCTCAAAAAAACAAAGCAGGACATCACTGCTAACAAGCTGAGCGGATCAGCCGTCAAGCAGGTCCCTGCCCCGGAGCTGCGCAAAGGGGATATCGTGGTGGTCAGCCAGGGCGAATTCATCCCCGGTGACGGGGAAGTGATCGAGGGGCTGGCTTCGGTGGATGAATCGGCGATTACCGGGGAATCCGCGCCGGTCATCAAGGAAGCGGGGGGCGACTTCGGCTCTGTAACCGGCGGCACCCGGGTTGTGAGTGACCAGATCAAGGTGCGTATTACCAGCGATCCGGGCGAATCCTTCCTGGACCGGATGATCTCGCTGGTAGAAGGGGCCAAACGCCAGAAGACGCCGAATGAAATTGCCCTCAGCACGTTGCTGATCAGCCTGACGCTGATCTTCCTGATTGTGGTTGTCACCCTGCGTCCGATTGCGGATTATATCGGCGTGAAGCTGGAGATTCCGGTCCTGATCGCGCTGCTGGTCTGCCTGATTCCTACCACCATCGGCGGTCTGCTGTCGGCGATCGGGATTGCCGGAATGGACCGGGTCACCCAGTTCAATGTCCTGGCGATGTCAGGGAAAGCCGTAGAGGCTGCCGGGGATATCAATACGATGATTCTCGATAAAACAGGCACGATTACCTTCGGGAACCGGATGGCCAGTGAATTCGTGGCGGTCAGCGGGGCAACGTCAGCAGAGCTTGCCGCTTGGGCGGCCGTCAGCTCGCTGAAGGATGAGACCCCGGAAGGACGTTCTGTCCTGGAACTGGCGCGGAAGCTGGAGCTAAGCTATGACAGCAGCCTGGCCCAAGGCGGGGAGTTCATTGAGTTCAAGGCCGAGACACGGATGAGCGGGATCGATCTCCAGGACGGGCGCTCCGTGCGCAAAGGGGCTGTAGATTCGGTCAAAAAATGGGTGCTGGCCCAAGGCGGCACCGTCCCGCCTGATCTGGACAGCAGCTCGGAGGGCATCGCCCGGTTGGGCGGTACACCGCTTGCGGTTGCTGTAGACAACCGGATCTACGGGCTGATCTATCTGAAGGATACCGTCAAGCCCGGGATGAAGGAGCGGTTCGACGAGCTGCGCAGCATGGGGATCAAGACGATTATGTGTACCGGGGATAACCCGCTGACCGCAGCGACGATTGCCCGTGAAGCGGGGGTCGATGACTTCATCGCCGAGAGTACGCCGGAGGACAAGATCGCGGTCATCCGCCGGGAGCAGGGGGAAGGCAAGCTGGTCGCCATGACCGGTGACGGCACCAATGACGCTCCGGCGCTGGCCCAGGCGGATGTGGGGCTGGCGATGAACAGCGGGACGACCGCTGCCAAGGAGGCGGCCAACATGGTCGATCTCGATTCCGATCCGTCCAAGATCATTGAGGTGGTCGCCATCGGGAAGCAATTGCTGATGACACGCGGAGCGCTGACAACCTTCAGTATCGCTAACGACATCGCCAAGTATTTCGCGATAATTCCGGCGATGTTCACGCTGGCGATTCCCGAGATGAACGCGCTCAATGTGATGGGGCTGGGGTCGCCCAGCTCAGCGATTCTCTCGGCGCTGATCTTCAACGCGGTGATTATTCCGCTTTTGATTCCGCTGGCCATGCGCGGGGTCTCCTATAAGCCGATGAGCTCAACCCGGCTCCTGACGCGCAACATCGTCATCTATGGGCTTGGCGGTGTGGTCGTTCCGTTCGCCGGCATCAAGCTGATTGATCTGCTCGTCAGTATATGGATCTAG
- a CDS encoding histidine kinase, with the protein MPPYKRKSPEDILYSIYQLQKGRLKIMIGSVSGSGKTYHMLEEGKLLKHQGIDVVICAVSTMGRAETVQQLGDLERVPSIHWLKNGIEKKDLPVEALVERNPEVLLVDGLAHRNREGAMFPTRLEDIRYLLDQGISVITTINVYELAGVGEQIYEMTGIRAEETVPLNTLELADEVRLIDVSPETILKRLEEGVLGAAAHPALSRRGNLGVLREVSLRLMAEGVNDSLEKHREAEGLIGPSGATERILVSAQYHWNGSLYIRRGQQIAKRLNGDLLIVTFLLRGRALTKDQQVFKRSIQKLTERIQARFEELEVIRLRLIPAMLVRYAIRNNVTRIVMGHSQKSRWQEKWQGSIASRVLRRTRNIDVFLMADRAELDGERILPVRPAPEAVQEPFHRLTGQELEQQIEHIRRGTFKVYIGAAPGVGKTYKMLQEGNLLLGRGIDVVIGLLETHGREETRQQTGSLPVIPRSQVAYQSAVLTEMDTDAIIARHPEVVLVDELAHTNIPGSRNRKRYEDVLRLLEHGISVITTVNVQHLESLNDAVEQLTGVRVRETVPDAILRMASEVELIDVTPQMLQQRMREGKIYAQEKVNQALESFFRIGNLIALRELALREIADDVDERLEAWEREPALRGPWSRREVIFVCVDTGPQAEQLIRRGFRIAHRLKAEWHVHYVQCSRHRSGGDQKRLDTLRQLTERLGGVMDITEAGSRRHLYKHLLQRMNEMQTTQVIIGQSRKPLLRSLYAPTLVHYLLRYARHMDMLIVAVRTQMVE; encoded by the coding sequence GTGCCACCCTATAAACGCAAGTCCCCGGAGGACATTTTATACTCCATCTACCAGCTCCAGAAGGGGCGGCTGAAGATTATGATCGGCTCGGTCAGCGGTTCGGGCAAAACCTATCACATGCTGGAGGAAGGCAAGCTGCTGAAGCACCAGGGGATCGATGTGGTGATCTGCGCCGTTTCCACCATGGGCCGGGCGGAGACTGTCCAGCAGCTTGGCGATCTGGAGCGGGTGCCGAGCATCCACTGGTTGAAGAATGGCATCGAAAAGAAGGACCTGCCGGTTGAGGCGCTTGTGGAGCGCAATCCCGAGGTGCTGCTGGTGGACGGTCTGGCGCACCGTAACCGTGAGGGAGCCATGTTCCCGACACGGCTGGAGGACATCCGTTATCTGCTGGATCAGGGCATCAGCGTGATCACTACGATTAATGTCTACGAGCTGGCCGGTGTGGGCGAGCAAATCTATGAGATGACCGGCATCCGTGCAGAGGAGACGGTTCCGCTGAACACATTGGAATTGGCTGATGAGGTGCGCCTGATCGATGTCTCGCCGGAGACGATCCTGAAGCGGCTGGAGGAGGGCGTGCTGGGAGCGGCTGCCCATCCGGCGCTGTCCCGCCGGGGCAACCTGGGCGTGCTGCGCGAGGTGTCGCTGCGGCTGATGGCGGAAGGGGTCAATGATTCGCTGGAGAAGCACCGCGAAGCAGAAGGGCTTATCGGCCCTTCCGGCGCAACCGAGCGGATTCTGGTATCGGCGCAATATCACTGGAACGGCTCGCTCTACATCCGCAGAGGCCAGCAGATCGCCAAGCGGCTGAACGGCGATCTGCTGATTGTTACCTTCCTTCTGCGCGGCCGCGCGCTGACCAAGGACCAGCAGGTGTTCAAGCGTTCGATCCAGAAGCTGACCGAGCGTATCCAGGCCCGGTTCGAAGAGCTGGAGGTGATCCGCCTGCGGCTGATTCCTGCGATGCTCGTGCGCTATGCCATCCGTAATAATGTGACAAGAATTGTTATGGGCCATTCCCAGAAAAGCCGCTGGCAGGAGAAATGGCAGGGCTCCATTGCCAGCCGGGTCCTGCGGCGGACGCGCAATATTGATGTGTTCCTGATGGCCGACCGTGCCGAGCTGGACGGTGAACGGATTCTGCCGGTCCGTCCGGCCCCGGAAGCGGTACAGGAGCCGTTCCACCGGCTGACCGGGCAGGAGCTGGAGCAGCAGATCGAGCATATCCGCCGGGGCACCTTCAAGGTGTACATCGGCGCTGCTCCCGGAGTCGGCAAGACGTACAAGATGCTCCAGGAAGGCAATCTGCTGCTGGGCCGGGGGATCGATGTGGTCATCGGCCTGCTGGAGACCCATGGCAGGGAGGAAACCCGGCAGCAGACGGGCAGTCTGCCGGTGATCCCAAGGTCGCAGGTGGCTTATCAGTCTGCGGTGCTGACGGAGATGGATACGGACGCCATTATCGCCAGACATCCCGAGGTGGTGCTGGTGGATGAGCTGGCTCATACTAACATACCCGGAAGCCGCAACCGCAAGCGTTATGAGGATGTCCTCCGGCTGCTGGAGCACGGGATCTCCGTCATTACAACAGTGAATGTACAGCACCTGGAGAGCTTGAACGATGCCGTGGAGCAGTTAACCGGGGTGCGGGTGCGCGAGACGGTCCCGGATGCGATTCTGCGTATGGCCAGCGAGGTGGAGCTGATCGACGTCACCCCGCAGATGCTGCAGCAGCGGATGCGGGAGGGGAAAATCTACGCGCAGGAGAAGGTGAACCAGGCGCTGGAATCCTTTTTCCGCATCGGTAATCTGATCGCGCTGCGCGAGCTGGCACTGCGCGAGATTGCCGATGATGTGGATGAGCGGCTGGAGGCCTGGGAGCGGGAGCCTGCCCTGCGCGGACCGTGGAGCAGACGCGAGGTCATCTTCGTCTGCGTAGACACAGGACCGCAGGCCGAGCAGCTGATCCGCCGCGGCTTCCGCATTGCGCACCGCCTGAAGGCGGAATGGCATGTGCATTATGTGCAGTGCAGCCGCCACAGGTCGGGCGGGGACCAGAAGCGACTGGATACGCTGCGGCAGCTGACGGAACGGCTGGGCGGCGTGATGGACATTACGGAGGCGGGCAGCCGCAGGCATCTGTATAAGCATCTGCTGCAGCGGATGAATGAGATGCAGACGACCCAGGTGATTATCGGCCAGTCGCGCAAGCCCCTGCTGCGCAGCCTGTATGCTCCAACCCTTGTACACTATCTGCTAAGATATGCCCGGCATATGGATATGCTGATTGTGGCTGTCCGTACTCAGATGGTGGAGTGA
- a CDS encoding ABC transporter ATP-binding protein, translating into MWKLRGFMKPYALWCVLAPLLMVVEVVMDLLQPALMASIVDKGLMTNDLPHILKTGGIMIGIAIIGMFGGAGCAYFTSLASQHFGNDLRIKLFEHIQTFSNRNLDRLKTGSLITRLTNDVVQLQTFVQMILRNFIRSPLLLIGSLVMAISISPSLATVLLAAVPLLFILLYVLIKLSFPLFARMQEKLDGVSNVLQENLSGIRVIKAFVRADHEQKRFDDANTGYTDTGIRAIRLMALNMPLMMLILNASIIAVLWFGGLQNWSGKLPVGELIAFINYVTQLLMSMMMMSNMLAFVSRAKVSGDRVNEVFATVSEITEPLQADNAAITQGRIEFDKVSFAYNRDDKNLVLEEISFTARPGETVAILGATGAGKSTLVSLIPRFYEVLSGAVKIDGTDIRQISIGHLRSRIGFVMQQSLLFSGSIRDNIRYGRPEATDEEVQQAAVSAEAHGFISALPQGYDTVLGQRGVNLSGGQKQRLSIARALLIRPAVLILDDSTSALDAVTEARIRLLLKTELTDCTVVMIAQRLSSIIDADRILILENGRIAAQGTHAELMAGSEIYRDIRQSQQKEEEEPYVQSS; encoded by the coding sequence ATGTGGAAGCTTAGGGGATTCATGAAGCCGTATGCACTCTGGTGCGTGCTTGCCCCGCTTTTAATGGTTGTTGAAGTGGTAATGGACCTGCTGCAGCCGGCGCTGATGGCCAGCATTGTGGACAAAGGTCTGATGACGAATGACCTGCCGCATATCCTGAAGACGGGCGGAATCATGATTGGTATTGCTATAATAGGCATGTTTGGGGGCGCGGGCTGTGCTTATTTTACAAGTCTGGCTTCACAGCATTTCGGCAATGATCTGCGGATCAAGCTGTTTGAACATATCCAGACCTTCTCGAACCGCAATCTGGACCGGCTGAAAACAGGCTCGCTGATTACCCGGCTGACGAATGATGTGGTGCAGTTGCAGACGTTCGTGCAGATGATCCTGCGGAACTTCATCCGCTCTCCGCTGCTGCTGATCGGCAGTCTGGTGATGGCGATTTCGATCAGCCCCTCACTGGCGACGGTTCTCCTGGCTGCGGTGCCACTCCTGTTCATCCTGCTGTATGTGCTGATTAAGCTGTCTTTTCCGCTGTTTGCCCGGATGCAGGAGAAGCTGGACGGTGTGAGCAATGTGCTGCAGGAGAATCTCTCCGGCATCCGCGTGATCAAGGCCTTCGTGCGTGCAGATCATGAGCAGAAGCGCTTCGATGACGCCAATACGGGCTATACGGATACAGGTATCCGGGCTATCCGTCTGATGGCGCTGAATATGCCGCTGATGATGCTGATTCTGAACGCAAGTATTATAGCCGTCCTCTGGTTCGGCGGGCTGCAGAACTGGAGCGGTAAGCTTCCGGTCGGTGAACTGATTGCATTCATTAACTACGTCACCCAATTGCTGATGTCCATGATGATGATGAGCAATATGCTGGCCTTCGTGTCGCGTGCCAAGGTATCGGGGGACCGGGTGAATGAAGTATTCGCTACGGTAAGTGAGATTACAGAGCCTCTGCAGGCGGATAACGCGGCAATTACGCAAGGACGAATTGAATTCGATAAGGTATCCTTCGCCTATAACCGGGACGATAAGAATCTGGTGCTGGAGGAGATCAGCTTCACTGCCCGTCCCGGGGAGACAGTTGCCATTCTGGGAGCCACCGGTGCGGGAAAATCTACCCTGGTCAGCCTGATTCCAAGGTTCTATGAGGTGCTGTCGGGTGCGGTCAAGATTGACGGCACGGACATCCGGCAGATCAGCATCGGGCATCTGCGCAGCCGGATCGGCTTCGTGATGCAGCAGTCGCTGCTCTTCAGCGGCAGCATCAGGGACAACATCCGTTACGGCCGCCCGGAGGCTACGGATGAAGAAGTGCAGCAGGCGGCAGTATCCGCCGAAGCTCACGGGTTCATCTCCGCCCTGCCGCAAGGATACGATACCGTACTGGGGCAGCGGGGAGTCAACCTGTCGGGCGGACAGAAGCAGCGCCTGTCGATTGCCCGCGCGCTATTGATTCGGCCAGCGGTTCTGATCCTGGATGACAGCACCAGTGCCCTTGATGCGGTGACTGAAGCCCGTATCCGTCTGCTGCTGAAGACCGAGCTTACGGATTGCACGGTCGTTATGATTGCCCAGCGGTTATCCTCGATCATCGATGCGGACCGCATCCTGATCCTGGAGAACGGCCGGATCGCCGCCCAGGGGACGCACGCTGAGCTTATGGCCGGCAGCGAGATCTACCGGGATATCCGCCAGTCGCAGCAGAAGGAAGAGGAGGAGCCTTATGTCCAGTCATCCTAA
- a CDS encoding response regulator transcription factor has translation MKKKLLLVEDELRIRELVSDYFIRDGWEVREADNGQDALLWFDSLLPDLLILDIMMPKLDGFEVCREIRRKSATPIILLTAKSADDDKIHGFELGADDYVTKPFSPKVLVARANALMKRVEGAHEPESGVVRFGTAIFNTLAHRLEVEGADVELTPKEYDLLWLLVRNKGTVIARDTILSRVWGIEFEGDSRVVDSHIKKLRSKLGYESRFIRTVVGTGYRFEDEE, from the coding sequence TTGAAGAAAAAATTGCTGCTTGTCGAAGATGAGCTGCGGATTCGCGAGCTGGTCTCGGATTATTTCATCCGCGACGGCTGGGAGGTACGCGAGGCTGACAACGGCCAGGATGCGCTGCTCTGGTTCGATTCGCTGCTGCCGGATCTGCTGATTCTCGATATTATGATGCCCAAGCTGGACGGCTTCGAGGTGTGCCGGGAGATCCGCCGCAAATCAGCTACCCCGATTATTCTCCTGACCGCCAAGTCCGCCGATGATGACAAAATCCACGGCTTTGAGCTCGGAGCGGATGATTATGTCACCAAGCCCTTCAGTCCCAAGGTGCTGGTCGCCCGGGCCAACGCGCTGATGAAGCGGGTGGAGGGTGCCCATGAGCCGGAGTCCGGGGTGGTGAGGTTCGGCACGGCAATCTTCAATACGCTGGCGCACCGCCTGGAGGTGGAAGGCGCAGATGTGGAGCTGACCCCGAAGGAATATGATCTCCTGTGGCTCCTGGTCCGCAACAAAGGCACGGTGATAGCTAGAGATACGATCCTCAGCCGGGTGTGGGGCATTGAATTTGAGGGGGATTCCCGCGTGGTGGACAGCCATATCAAGAAATTGCGCAGCAAGCTGGGTTATGAATCCCGCTTCATCCGTACCGTTGTAGGCACAGGCTACAGATTCGAGGACGAGGAATGA
- the kdpC gene encoding potassium-transporting ATPase subunit KdpC, with protein MAQSVSGTAGAKGSPSRAAYLFTIIRLSIVFILLCGIIYPLASTALAQVLMPSQANGSLLKNSDGKVVGSALIGQSFKDQALFQSRVSSIEYNAGASGSNNYGPSNPDMLQRTKDSIAQWQLDNPGVPVSKLPVDLITNSGSGLDPHISPAAALVQIPRISKLTGISADRLEALVAEHTEGRDLGLFGEKRVNVLKLNVALKELAK; from the coding sequence ATGGCACAATCCGTTAGCGGCACAGCCGGAGCGAAGGGGTCTCCTTCGCGGGCTGCCTATCTATTCACAATTATAAGATTAAGCATTGTATTCATTCTGCTCTGCGGTATCATTTATCCGCTCGCGTCAACAGCACTGGCCCAGGTGCTGATGCCCTCCCAGGCGAACGGCAGCCTGCTGAAGAATTCAGACGGGAAGGTCGTGGGCTCTGCGCTGATCGGGCAGAGCTTCAAGGACCAGGCCCTGTTCCAGAGCCGTGTCTCCAGCATTGAATACAACGCCGGGGCTTCGGGCTCGAACAACTATGGCCCGTCCAATCCCGATATGCTGCAGCGCACCAAAGACTCTATTGCCCAGTGGCAGCTGGATAATCCCGGCGTTCCTGTAAGCAAGCTGCCCGTGGATTTGATCACGAACTCCGGTTCCGGTCTTGACCCGCATATCTCTCCGGCGGCTGCCCTTGTGCAGATTCCGAGAATCAGCAAGCTGACCGGAATATCCGCTGACCGGCTAGAGGCACTGGTTGCGGAGCATACGGAAGGCCGTGATCTGGGACTGTTCGGGGAGAAGCGCGTCAACGTGCTGAAGCTGAACGTGGCGCTGAAGGAGCTGGCGAAGTAA
- a CDS encoding nitroreductase family protein yields the protein MTILNTIRTRRTIKAFKPDPIPEYELNTWLEAASYAPNHRMNEPWDLLFIGPETRAALNHKTDFGGAPLLIGVLSKPAATPMARDENIMAVSCYIQNFMLAAHEAGAGVFWSSLGASALGHKALGVPEEQDVVAILAVGYPEEVPAVKPRTPITDSITHLP from the coding sequence ATGACAATTCTGAACACCATCCGGACACGGAGAACCATTAAGGCCTTCAAGCCTGATCCGATCCCTGAGTATGAGCTGAATACTTGGCTGGAGGCGGCAAGCTATGCGCCGAACCACCGGATGAATGAGCCCTGGGATCTGCTGTTCATTGGACCCGAAACCCGGGCGGCCCTGAATCATAAGACGGATTTCGGCGGCGCTCCCCTCTTGATTGGCGTGCTGTCCAAGCCCGCGGCCACCCCTATGGCACGTGATGAGAACATTATGGCGGTGTCCTGTTATATCCAGAACTTCATGCTGGCAGCCCATGAGGCGGGGGCGGGGGTGTTCTGGTCGTCGCTGGGCGCAAGCGCGCTGGGCCATAAGGCGCTGGGTGTACCGGAAGAGCAGGATGTGGTAGCTATCCTCGCGGTCGGCTATCCCGAGGAGGTTCCTGCGGTTAAGCCGAGAACGCCAATCACAGACAGCATTACTCATTTACCCTGA